The following are from one region of the Bactrocera oleae isolate idBacOlea1 chromosome 6, idBacOlea1, whole genome shotgun sequence genome:
- the LOC106620174 gene encoding uncharacterized protein, producing MRLSTSNDSKPDNYQINAKICRLVERYPCMYDRSHPHYLKKDVVDKAWVKISKEMDDSIPSCKERWRNIRTSFARSINVNKIPSSANRTKPYYLHEELQFLARHITPGIPVSRRPNYYTSADEKSEMIEVPIGEESFDGFVAMAAQEEEEEEEQQRNTDEDDSRQERTPCSSGDEGTLTGKADQQIVQCQQQCTEEMQVDAMERKLPVQNSPLPLLSQHIQQQQQQPASMAQQQQLVATPPINTMEVERIVAEVPVVPLYPFKKRLRTAESMMCAEVEQERDIKPQPSELCTPDPDFDAAFLQGLLPEMKAMDFRQKIIFKKRIYEVIGEIFENTAHASSVIRRPSHSNSIHNGNISIASSNGYTNGYTTSSKRRTPTPRPTPATSPSASGYASPLHMLNTASPTAMTVVNAADLAMIRRLSTLLQSPAVASSTTAMTALPKNVASISSTVRHSANTPPTTVASPASAVAHRGAMTRSSANLLRTNIVNGATPSSSTTYASASSTPAATSHAVKQELLDD from the exons ATGAGGCTGTCCACATCGAACGACTCCAAACCGgataattatcaaattaacgcaAAAATCTGCCGTCTAGTCGAGCGCTACCCTTGCATGTACGATCGCTCGCATCCGCACTACCTGAAAAAGGATGTTGTCGATAAGGCGTGGGTGAAGATATCCAAGGAAATGGATGACTCAA TTCCCTCATGCAAAGAGCGCTGGCGCAACATACGTACCTCTTTCGCGCGTTCCATCAATGTCAACAAAATACCGTCCAGCGCGAATCGTACCAAACCATATTACCTACACGAAGAGCTACAGTTCCTTGCACGTCACATAACACCCGGCATACCGGTGTCACGTCGTCCCAACTATTATACATCGGCCGATGAGAAAAGCGAAATGATTGAGGTACCCATTGGTGAGGAGTCCTTTGACGGCTTCGTAGCTATGGCAGCACAGGAGGAGGAAGAGGAGGAGGAACAACAGCGTAACACTGACGAAGATGATTCACGTCAGGAACGTACGCCCTGCAGTAGCGGAGATGAGGGCACACTAACGGGCAAGGCTGATCAACAAATAGTGCAGTGCCAGCAACAGTGCACGGAGGAAATGCAAGTCGATGCGATGGAACGTAAATTACCAGTGCAAAACTCACCGCTGCCGCTGTTGTCGCaacatatacaacaacaacaacaacaacctgcCTCAATGgcgcaacaacagcagctgGTAGCGACACCGCCGATCAATACCATGGAAGTGGAACGCATTGTGGCCGAAGTGCCAGTGGTGCCACTTTATCCGTTTAAAAAGCGTTTGCGCACCGCCGAGTCCATGATGTGCGCCGAAGTGGAGCAGGAGCGCGATATCAAG CCGCAGCCCAGTGAACTCTGCACGCCCGATCCTGATTTTGATGCCGCTTTCCTGCAAGGTTTGTTGCCCGAAATGAAGGCGATGGACTTCCGTCAAAAGATAATTTTCAAGAAGCGCATCTACGAAGTAATCGGTGAGATATTCGAGAACACAGCACATGCCAGCAGCGTAATACGGCGGCCGTCGCATTCAAATAGCATACATAACGGTAACATATCCATTGCCAGCAGCAATGGCTATACGAATGGCTATACAACGAGCAGTAAACGACGTACACCCACACCCAGACCGACACCGGCAACTTCGCCTTCAGCTTCCGGATATGCCTCACCGTTACATATGCTGAACACCGCCTCACCCACCGCAATGACTGTAGTGAATGCCGCGGATTTGGCGATGATACGTCGTCTCAGCACCTTGCTACAGAGTCCTGCGGTAGCGTCCAGCACCACCGCTATGACCGCGTTACCAAAGAATGTCGCCTCGATCTCCTCGACGGTGCGCCACTCAGCTAATACACCACCAACAACGGTAGCGTCACCGGCTTCTGCTGTAGCGCATCGCGGCGCTATGACGCGTTCCAGCGCCAATCTTTTGCGCACCAATATAGTCAACGGCGCCACGCCCTCCTCATCTACCACTTATGCCTCAGCCTCGTCAACACCAGCCGCCACCAGTCATGCAGTCAAGCAGGAGCTGTTGGACGACTGA